A single region of the Streptomyces sp. NBC_00425 genome encodes:
- a CDS encoding C40 family peptidase, with the protein MTVRKAWLLTAALAGAGLSFVMLLVVGVYVVAGNIVNGVGGKSVGLAKGAVPAAYQALVQKWGNHCPAINPALLAAQLYQESGFNPNAKSPAKAEGIAQFIPGTWATHGVDGDGDGDRDVWDPNDAIPSAAAYDCQLASYVKTVPGNITHNMLAAYNAGPDAVIKYGGVPPYSETRTYVKTITTLEKSFAAPVSRVDPSKQAAGAIYFAQKKLGTPYLWGGNGTADQGGRFDCSGLTKAAYESVGITLPRVANDQYNAGPHPKRSELLPGDLVFFSTDLNNSRAIHHVGMYVGGGYMIDAPYTGAVIRFDPIDTAEYFGATRVTEDGAKALPTRV; encoded by the coding sequence TTGACGGTGCGTAAGGCGTGGCTCCTGACGGCTGCCCTTGCCGGGGCGGGGCTCAGCTTCGTGATGCTTCTCGTCGTCGGCGTGTACGTCGTCGCAGGGAACATCGTCAACGGCGTGGGCGGCAAGAGCGTAGGTCTGGCCAAGGGGGCCGTGCCGGCTGCGTACCAGGCGCTCGTGCAGAAGTGGGGAAACCACTGCCCCGCGATCAATCCCGCGCTGCTCGCCGCGCAGCTGTACCAGGAGAGCGGATTCAACCCCAACGCCAAGAGTCCGGCGAAGGCGGAGGGAATAGCTCAGTTCATCCCCGGAACGTGGGCCACGCACGGCGTCGACGGCGACGGCGACGGCGACCGTGACGTCTGGGATCCGAATGACGCGATTCCATCGGCGGCCGCGTACGACTGCCAGCTCGCCTCGTACGTCAAGACCGTCCCGGGAAACATCACGCACAACATGCTCGCCGCCTACAACGCGGGACCGGACGCGGTCATCAAATACGGGGGTGTGCCCCCGTACAGCGAGACCCGAACGTACGTGAAGACGATCACGACGCTCGAGAAGTCCTTTGCTGCTCCTGTTTCTCGGGTGGATCCGTCCAAGCAGGCCGCGGGGGCCATCTACTTTGCGCAGAAGAAGCTCGGCACGCCTTATCTGTGGGGTGGGAACGGCACCGCTGATCAGGGAGGACGGTTCGACTGCTCCGGGCTGACCAAGGCCGCCTACGAGAGCGTCGGGATCACCCTGCCCCGGGTCGCCAACGATCAGTACAACGCCGGGCCGCATCCGAAGCGGAGCGAGCTGCTGCCGGGGGACCTGGTGTTCTTCTCCACCGATCTCAACAACTCGCGGGCCATCCACCACGTCGGGATGTACGTGGGCGGCGGGTACATGATCGACGCGCCCTACACGGGGGCCGTCATCCGGTTCGACCCCATCGACACCGCTGAGTACTTCGGAGCCACCCGGGTCACCGAAGATGGCGCGAAAGCGCTCCCGACGAGGGTGTGA
- a CDS encoding serine/threonine-protein kinase, with product MDVLKAQDPARIGAHTLLARLGAGGMGQVYLGRSPGGRLVAIKVIRDEIVDHPEALTRFRREVETVRAVRSAYTANLIDASLDTAPYWLATEYVPGPTLGGAIRERGPLPSDSARSLFAALAEALATVHGYGVTHRDLKPQNVILSPQGPLLIDFGIARGAADTALTQTGFAPGTPGYTAPEVLISNQVGSATDMFALGAMLAYVVTGRPPFGSGPTHAVSYRVVHEDIDVGGVEPDLAELIQDCVAKDPARRPGPAEVITRCAVTSVLAEDPFYVRLTSDIEAVPQDLPAARAAGLVPPGHGAPTPPEDAPTVGPGYVPTALPGYVPTFVPPAPTAVPGRRRSRRTPWVVALAVAVVVGTGTAVTLKMLEDNGTGGTGGGSSSSESPTASAVPHKVPEYILNDRVSLDRWTLSTEPAEAVHGIGKCAQVGAVSAPKELQYAVDDLDDPDSATVVRRARITFRFKYAEIEDKKPAPYYVSVGVKPPHEIDADTGKPYEVMMESKNVGYTSKPVDIYEHWKEGGFVELTYPDDFQGHFSASKGEAAIPVVNDPGDWTAVIYHVKSSPTDYESIGCTGFRVGSS from the coding sequence GTGGACGTACTGAAGGCTCAGGACCCCGCGCGGATAGGCGCGCACACGCTTCTCGCACGGCTCGGCGCAGGTGGCATGGGGCAGGTCTACCTCGGGCGCTCGCCCGGTGGACGGCTCGTGGCGATCAAGGTCATCCGGGACGAGATCGTCGACCATCCGGAAGCGCTGACCCGGTTCCGGCGCGAGGTGGAGACGGTGCGGGCGGTCCGCAGCGCGTACACGGCCAACCTCATCGACGCCTCGCTGGACACGGCGCCCTATTGGCTGGCCACGGAGTACGTGCCGGGGCCGACGCTGGGCGGCGCGATACGGGAGCGGGGGCCGTTGCCCTCGGACAGCGCGCGGTCGCTGTTCGCCGCTCTGGCCGAAGCGTTGGCAACCGTCCACGGGTACGGAGTGACACACCGGGACCTCAAACCGCAGAACGTGATCCTCTCGCCGCAGGGGCCGCTGCTCATCGACTTCGGCATCGCCCGCGGGGCGGCGGACACGGCCCTGACGCAGACCGGATTCGCCCCGGGAACGCCCGGATACACGGCACCCGAGGTGCTGATCAGCAATCAGGTGGGCTCGGCCACGGACATGTTCGCCCTCGGGGCGATGCTGGCGTACGTCGTGACGGGACGTCCGCCGTTCGGGTCGGGCCCCACGCACGCGGTGTCGTACCGGGTGGTGCACGAGGACATCGACGTCGGCGGGGTCGAGCCGGATCTGGCCGAGCTCATACAGGACTGCGTGGCCAAGGACCCCGCCCGGCGCCCCGGGCCGGCCGAGGTGATCACCCGCTGCGCGGTGACGTCCGTGCTCGCCGAGGATCCGTTCTACGTTCGCCTCACCAGCGACATCGAGGCCGTGCCGCAGGATCTCCCGGCCGCCAGGGCGGCGGGACTGGTTCCACCGGGACATGGAGCGCCGACACCGCCGGAGGACGCGCCGACCGTCGGGCCCGGCTACGTGCCGACGGCGCTCCCGGGGTATGTGCCCACCTTCGTGCCCCCGGCGCCGACGGCCGTTCCGGGACGGCGACGGTCGCGCCGCACGCCGTGGGTCGTCGCCCTCGCGGTCGCCGTGGTGGTGGGGACGGGAACAGCCGTGACGCTGAAGATGCTGGAAGACAACGGGACAGGGGGGACGGGCGGGGGCTCGTCGTCCTCGGAGTCCCCCACCGCGAGCGCTGTGCCGCACAAGGTGCCGGAGTACATCCTGAACGACCGGGTCTCCCTGGACCGCTGGACTTTGTCGACCGAGCCGGCAGAGGCAGTGCACGGCATCGGCAAGTGCGCCCAGGTCGGCGCCGTCAGCGCACCGAAGGAACTCCAGTACGCGGTGGACGACCTCGACGATCCGGACTCCGCCACCGTCGTCAGACGCGCGAGAATCACCTTCCGCTTCAAGTACGCGGAGATCGAGGACAAGAAGCCGGCCCCGTACTACGTCTCGGTGGGCGTGAAACCGCCGCACGAGATAGACGCCGACACGGGCAAGCCGTACGAGGTGATGATGGAGAGCAAGAACGTCGGCTACACGAGCAAGCCCGTGGACATCTACGAGCACTGGAAGGAAGGCGGGTTCGTCGAGTTGACCTACCCCGACGACTTCCAGGGACACTTCTCCGCGAGCAAAGGCGAGGCGGCGATCCCCGTGGTCAACGACCCGGGTGACTGGACCGCCGTCATCTATCACGTCAAGAGCAGCCCGACCGACTACGAGAGCATCGGTTGCACCGGATTCCGGGTGGGAAGCTCATAG
- a CDS encoding carbonic anhydrase codes for MNPEGIPHRSVQHPPAATARRALLRGLAGTATLGGLALAAAPASAAPRATASRGGTPRAAAPRPTTADGALRELAAGNRRWRTYCERHPDETPAVRTSLTAGQQPFAVVLGCIDSRVPPELVFDQGLGDLMTVRSAGEVLDEAVLGSVAYGVLELGIPLVMVLGHQSCGAVKAAVQADLTGERLPAHIQYLADRISPSIDRTKTGDARVDSTVDANIRAVRSHLAAEPDLAAKISAGELAVVGARYELTTQLVHPIA; via the coding sequence GTGAATCCTGAAGGCATCCCCCACAGATCCGTCCAGCACCCTCCGGCCGCCACCGCCCGTCGCGCGCTGCTGCGCGGCCTCGCAGGCACGGCGACCCTGGGCGGCCTCGCCCTCGCCGCGGCCCCCGCCTCCGCCGCTCCTCGCGCGACCGCTTCGCGCGGCGGCACCCCGCGCGCCGCCGCGCCCCGGCCCACCACCGCCGACGGTGCGCTGCGGGAACTCGCCGCGGGCAACCGGCGCTGGCGCACCTACTGCGAGCGCCATCCGGACGAGACGCCCGCGGTCCGGACAAGCCTGACGGCAGGGCAGCAGCCCTTCGCCGTGGTCCTCGGCTGCATCGACTCGCGCGTGCCGCCCGAGCTGGTGTTCGACCAGGGTCTCGGTGACCTGATGACCGTTCGCAGCGCGGGCGAGGTGCTCGACGAGGCCGTTCTCGGCAGCGTGGCCTACGGAGTGCTGGAACTGGGGATACCGCTGGTCATGGTGCTCGGGCACCAGTCGTGCGGCGCGGTGAAGGCCGCGGTGCAGGCGGATCTGACCGGTGAGCGGCTGCCCGCTCACATCCAGTATCTGGCGGACCGGATATCCCCGTCCATCGACCGCACGAAGACCGGCGACGCCCGCGTCGACTCGACCGTCGACGCCAACATACGAGCCGTCCGCTCACATCTCGCCGCCGAGCCCGACCTCGCCGCGAAGATCTCGGCCGGCGAGCTGGCCGTCGTCGGCGCCCGCTACGAGCTCACCACCCAGCTCGTGCACCCCATCGCCTAG
- a CDS encoding phosphatase PAP2 family protein: MAGLAESGSNPDVDLLYDINGLAEDAPHWLNRIVEFVGEYGLLLAMVLLIVWCWWGVRRRPGGAEEAASSVAALVWAPLAAAVAVLVNVPIRGFVERPRPFRDHQGLEVLVSGKTDYSFVSDHATLTMAMAVGLFVAHRRFGLVGIGMALLEGFCRVYMGVHYPTDVIGGFALGTAVALLLSPVASMLLTPVLRAVDRSPRMGRLVRSRSARADDLEGFARGARPEVAAEERDLAA; the protein is encoded by the coding sequence ATGGCTGGACTCGCCGAATCCGGGTCGAACCCCGACGTCGACCTGCTCTACGACATCAACGGGCTGGCCGAGGACGCCCCGCACTGGCTCAACCGCATCGTCGAATTCGTCGGTGAATACGGGCTGTTGCTCGCCATGGTCCTGCTGATCGTGTGGTGCTGGTGGGGAGTGCGCCGCCGGCCGGGCGGGGCCGAGGAGGCCGCCTCCTCCGTGGCCGCCCTGGTGTGGGCGCCGCTCGCCGCCGCCGTCGCCGTGCTGGTGAACGTGCCGATAAGAGGGTTCGTCGAGCGGCCGCGGCCCTTCCGCGATCACCAGGGCCTCGAGGTGCTCGTCTCCGGCAAGACCGACTACTCGTTCGTGAGCGACCACGCGACGCTGACCATGGCCATGGCCGTGGGGCTGTTCGTCGCCCACCGGAGGTTCGGGCTCGTCGGGATAGGGATGGCCCTGCTCGAGGGGTTCTGCCGGGTCTACATGGGCGTGCACTATCCGACCGACGTGATCGGCGGGTTCGCGCTCGGCACCGCCGTGGCGCTGCTGCTGTCGCCGGTCGCCTCCATGCTGCTCACCCCGGTGCTGAGGGCCGTCGACCGGTCGCCCCGGATGGGCCGGCTGGTGCGCAGCCGGTCGGCTCGGGCCGACGACCTGGAGGGGTTCGCCCGCGGCGCCCGGCCCGAGGTCGCCGCGGAGGAGCGGGACCTCGCCGCCTGA
- a CDS encoding DUF47 domain-containing protein produces MRFRLTPRETSFYDMFAASADNIVTGSKLLMELLGADPAGRAEIAERMRAAEHAGDDATHAIFHQLNSSFITPFDREDIYNLASSLDDIMDFMEEAVDLVVLYNVEELPKGVEQQIEVLARAAELTAEAMPNLRTMENLTEYWIEVNRLENQADQIHRKLLAHLFNGKYEAIEVLKLKQIVDVLEEAADAFEHVANTVETIAVKES; encoded by the coding sequence GTGCGCTTTCGTCTGACCCCCAGGGAGACGAGCTTCTACGACATGTTCGCCGCATCCGCGGACAACATCGTCACGGGCTCGAAACTCCTGATGGAACTGCTCGGGGCGGACCCCGCCGGCCGGGCCGAGATCGCAGAGCGCATGCGGGCCGCGGAACACGCAGGCGACGACGCGACGCACGCGATCTTCCACCAGCTGAACTCCTCGTTCATCACGCCGTTCGACCGCGAGGACATCTACAACCTCGCGTCCTCCCTCGACGACATCATGGACTTCATGGAGGAGGCCGTCGACCTGGTCGTCCTCTACAACGTCGAGGAACTGCCCAAGGGCGTCGAGCAGCAGATCGAGGTGCTGGCGCGGGCGGCCGAACTGACGGCCGAGGCCATGCCGAACCTGCGGACCATGGAGAACCTCACCGAGTACTGGATCGAGGTCAACCGGCTCGAGAACCAGGCCGACCAGATCCACCGGAAGCTGCTCGCGCATCTCTTCAACGGCAAGTACGAGGCCATCGAGGTGCTCAAGCTGAAGCAGATCGTGGATGTGCTGGAGGAGGCCGCCGACGCCTTCGAGCACGTGGCCAACACGGTGGAGACCATCGCGGTCAAGGAGTCCTGA
- a CDS encoding trypsin-like serine peptidase, whose amino-acid sequence MNRKALLGAVVLLAVTSASEAAADGGPGPLGVTAVAASTPQSAKVGALFAADDADAGRLAGRHVCTASVVHSPHRDLIVTAAHCLLDAGDVAFVPGYRDGEAPYGVWKVAKVFLPDGWTRGQDEDSDVAFATLEEQDGEGVEDVVGGNRFAPGTATGATAVTVTGYPNAAEAPIRCVNKPTAHTGTQQRIACPGFSGGTSGSPWVNGYGEVVGILGGHEQGGSTDDVSYSVVLGPEAAQLYREAASDSQEP is encoded by the coding sequence ATGAACCGAAAAGCGCTGCTCGGTGCGGTCGTGCTGCTGGCCGTCACCTCCGCCTCCGAGGCGGCCGCCGACGGGGGCCCCGGGCCCCTGGGGGTGACGGCCGTGGCCGCGTCGACGCCGCAGTCCGCGAAGGTCGGCGCGCTGTTCGCGGCGGACGACGCGGACGCCGGCAGGCTGGCCGGCCGGCACGTCTGCACGGCGTCCGTGGTGCACAGCCCGCACCGCGATCTCATCGTCACGGCGGCGCACTGTCTGCTCGACGCAGGCGACGTGGCGTTCGTCCCCGGCTACCGGGACGGCGAGGCCCCCTACGGCGTCTGGAAGGTCGCGAAGGTCTTCCTGCCCGACGGGTGGACGCGAGGGCAGGACGAGGACAGCGACGTGGCGTTCGCCACGCTCGAGGAGCAGGACGGCGAGGGCGTCGAGGACGTGGTCGGCGGCAACCGGTTCGCCCCGGGCACCGCCACGGGAGCCACGGCCGTGACCGTCACGGGATACCCCAATGCCGCTGAGGCGCCGATCCGGTGCGTGAACAAGCCCACCGCCCACACCGGCACCCAGCAGCGCATAGCCTGCCCCGGCTTCTCCGGCGGCACCAGCGGCAGCCCGTGGGTGAACGGCTACGGCGAGGTCGTCGGCATACTGGGCGGTCACGAGCAGGGCGGATCCACGGACGACGTCTCGTACAGCGTGGTCCTGGGACCGGAGGCCGCGCAGCTGTACCGGGAGGCGGCCTCCGATTCCCAGGAGCCCTAG
- a CDS encoding metal-sensitive transcriptional regulator, with translation MTTTEADAEALSAPDPHTPTAPEHPEHPAGAVHGYHEQKAEHLKRLRRIEGQIRGLQRMVDEDTYCIDILTQVSASTKALQSFALRLLEEHLRHCVADAALKGGDEIDEKVEEATRAIARLLRT, from the coding sequence ATGACGACCACCGAGGCCGACGCGGAAGCCCTCTCGGCCCCCGACCCGCACACCCCCACCGCCCCGGAGCACCCGGAGCATCCGGCCGGAGCGGTCCACGGCTACCACGAGCAGAAGGCCGAACACCTCAAGCGCCTGCGCCGCATCGAGGGCCAGATCCGAGGCCTGCAGCGCATGGTCGACGAGGACACCTACTGCATCGACATACTCACCCAGGTGTCCGCCTCCACCAAGGCCCTGCAGTCCTTCGCCCTGCGGCTCCTGGAGGAACACCTGCGGCACTGCGTCGCCGACGCGGCCCTCAAGGGCGGCGACGAGATCGACGAGAAGGTGGAAGAGGCGACGAGGGCGATCGCCCGCCTACTGCGCACCTGA
- a CDS encoding FAD-binding oxidoreductase, whose amino-acid sequence MERRTFIAGGAAAVAAAATACKANGGSASGAASGTGTADGDRSDGTTLLTTTSVSAPADWAALARGLDGTLVRPGEASWAAARQLYNTRFDGLKPAAVAYVAHADDIRTVMAYARAHRIKAAIRNGGHSYGGWSSGDGRLIIDVSRLNRVRASGGSAVVGAGSKLIDVYRALAAKGVTIPAGSCPTVGVSGLVLGGGHGVVSRAYGLTCDSLTRATVVTADGKQLTADATRNTALFWALRGAGNGNFGVVTELEFKTHPAPQAVTGYLTWPWSKAAAVVKAWQEWGPAQPDEIWSSLHVANAPGGTPTISVAAFCIGTYGQLENAVDRLADRVGAPATNVSLRRRTYEAAMEIYAGCSSFTSDAQCHLPGSTPGRSPQGALGRETYAARSDFFDVSLSAAGIQTLLKQITSVQGGTGSIALTALGGAVNRVSPLATAFVHRRSRMLAQYIASWRAGTAGTAAQSWLNTAHRAMAPYASGAAYQNYADPTLTNWRKAYYGDALPRLTRLKQHYDPNGFFTYPQAL is encoded by the coding sequence ATGGAACGGCGTACGTTCATCGCAGGCGGCGCGGCCGCGGTCGCGGCGGCAGCGACCGCGTGCAAGGCGAACGGCGGCAGCGCGAGCGGCGCCGCCTCCGGCACCGGAACCGCCGACGGCGACAGGTCCGACGGGACGACCCTCCTCACGACGACCAGCGTCTCCGCCCCCGCCGACTGGGCCGCCCTGGCCCGCGGCCTGGACGGCACGCTGGTCCGCCCCGGCGAGGCCTCCTGGGCGGCGGCCCGTCAGCTGTACAACACCCGCTTCGACGGCCTGAAGCCCGCGGCGGTGGCCTACGTCGCCCACGCCGACGACATCCGTACGGTCATGGCCTACGCCCGCGCCCACCGGATCAAGGCCGCGATCCGCAACGGCGGCCACTCCTACGGCGGCTGGTCCTCCGGCGACGGCCGACTGATCATCGACGTCTCCAGGCTGAACCGGGTCCGGGCGAGCGGCGGCTCGGCCGTGGTCGGCGCGGGCTCCAAGCTGATCGACGTCTACCGGGCGCTCGCGGCGAAGGGCGTGACGATCCCCGCGGGCTCCTGCCCGACGGTCGGCGTCTCCGGCCTCGTGCTGGGCGGCGGCCACGGTGTGGTCTCCCGCGCCTACGGCCTGACCTGCGACAGCCTCACCCGCGCCACCGTCGTCACCGCGGACGGCAAGCAGCTCACCGCCGACGCGACGAGGAACACGGCCCTCTTCTGGGCCCTGCGCGGAGCGGGCAACGGCAACTTCGGCGTCGTCACCGAGCTGGAGTTCAAGACCCACCCCGCGCCCCAGGCGGTGACGGGCTACCTCACCTGGCCCTGGTCGAAGGCGGCCGCGGTGGTCAAGGCGTGGCAGGAGTGGGGTCCGGCCCAGCCCGACGAGATCTGGTCCTCCCTCCACGTGGCGAACGCCCCCGGCGGCACCCCCACCATCTCCGTCGCCGCGTTCTGCATCGGCACGTACGGTCAGCTCGAGAACGCCGTCGACCGCCTCGCGGACCGGGTCGGCGCCCCCGCGACGAACGTGTCCCTGCGTCGGCGCACGTACGAGGCGGCGATGGAGATCTACGCCGGCTGCTCGTCCTTCACCTCGGACGCCCAGTGCCACCTGCCGGGCTCCACGCCGGGCCGCTCCCCGCAGGGCGCGCTGGGCCGGGAGACGTACGCGGCCCGCTCGGACTTCTTCGACGTCTCGCTCTCGGCGGCGGGCATCCAGACCCTGCTGAAGCAGATCACGTCGGTGCAGGGCGGCACGGGCAGCATCGCGCTGACGGCGCTGGGCGGCGCGGTGAACCGGGTCTCGCCGCTGGCAACCGCGTTCGTCCACCGCCGCTCACGCATGCTGGCCCAGTACATCGCGTCCTGGCGGGCCGGCACGGCGGGGACGGCGGCGCAGTCCTGGCTGAACACCGCCCACCGGGCGATGGCCCCGTACGCCTCGGGCGCGGCCTACCAGAACTACGCGGACCCGACCCTGACGAACTGGCGCAAGGCCTACTACGGCGACGCGCTCCCCCGCCTGACCCGGCTGAAGCAGCACTACGACCCCAACGGCTTCTTCACCTACCCCCAGGCCCTCTGA
- a CDS encoding S53 family peptidase, which produces MRTTTSPASPARSGRRRRAGASVLGAAALVLAGLGTAAQASAAPATTAKTTSSKVTWAATPCATPKHKGDLTCNSFRVTGGTTAFQKERAADTGRTAGVTPKAAAASPTGYGPSDLQDAYGLADAASSNGSGETIAIVDAYDDPNAAADLAKYRSYYGLPACTVASGCFKKVSQTGSTTSLPSADSGWAEEESLDLDMASAVCPNCKILLVEATSASMTNLGKAVNEAVTLGAKFVSNSYGGSESSSDTSYDTSYFKHAGVAITVSAGDEGYGAEYPAASRYVTSVGGTALSTSSNSRGWTEKVWNTSSTEGTGSGCSAYDAKPTWQTDTGCAKRTVSDVSAVADPATGVSVYDSYGVTAGWYTFGGTSASSPIIAAVYALAGTPGSSDYPASYPYAAAGTSALNDVTSGSNGTCSSSASYLCTARSGYDGPTGLGTPEGTDAFTG; this is translated from the coding sequence TTGCGTACGACGACTTCCCCCGCCTCCCCCGCCAGATCCGGCCGACGCCGCCGCGCCGGCGCCTCCGTCCTCGGCGCCGCCGCCCTCGTGCTCGCCGGACTCGGCACCGCGGCCCAGGCGAGCGCGGCGCCCGCCACCACCGCCAAGACGACGTCCTCGAAGGTCACCTGGGCGGCCACCCCCTGTGCCACCCCCAAGCACAAGGGCGACCTGACCTGCAACTCCTTCCGCGTCACCGGCGGCACCACCGCCTTCCAGAAGGAACGCGCCGCCGACACCGGCCGGACCGCCGGCGTCACCCCGAAGGCGGCCGCCGCGTCCCCCACCGGCTACGGGCCGTCCGACCTCCAGGACGCCTACGGCCTGGCCGACGCCGCCTCCAGCAACGGCTCCGGCGAGACCATCGCCATCGTCGACGCGTACGACGACCCGAACGCAGCCGCCGACCTCGCCAAGTACCGCTCCTACTACGGCCTCCCCGCCTGCACGGTGGCGAGCGGCTGCTTCAAGAAGGTGAGCCAGACCGGCTCGACGACCTCGCTGCCCTCCGCCGACAGCGGCTGGGCCGAGGAGGAGTCCCTCGACCTCGACATGGCCAGCGCGGTCTGCCCGAACTGCAAGATCCTGCTCGTCGAGGCGACCTCCGCCTCCATGACCAACCTCGGCAAGGCCGTGAACGAGGCCGTCACGCTGGGCGCGAAGTTCGTGTCCAACAGCTACGGCGGCTCCGAGTCCTCCTCGGACACCTCGTACGACACCTCGTACTTCAAGCACGCCGGCGTCGCCATCACCGTCAGCGCGGGCGACGAGGGCTACGGGGCCGAGTACCCGGCCGCCTCCAGGTACGTGACGTCCGTCGGCGGCACCGCCCTGTCCACGTCCTCGAACTCCCGCGGCTGGACCGAGAAGGTCTGGAACACCAGCTCCACCGAGGGCACCGGCTCCGGCTGCTCCGCCTACGACGCCAAGCCGACCTGGCAGACCGACACCGGCTGCGCCAAGCGCACCGTCTCCGACGTCTCGGCCGTGGCCGACCCGGCGACCGGCGTCTCCGTCTACGACTCCTACGGCGTCACCGCCGGCTGGTACACCTTCGGCGGCACCAGCGCCTCCTCGCCCATCATCGCCGCCGTCTACGCCCTCGCCGGCACCCCCGGCAGCAGCGACTACCCGGCCTCGTACCCCTACGCGGCCGCCGGCACCTCCGCCCTGAACGACGTCACCAGCGGCAGCAACGGCACCTGCTCCTCCAGCGCGTCCTACCTCTGCACCGCCCGCTCCGGCTACGACGGCCCCACCGGCCTCGGCACCCCCGAGGGGACGGACGCCTTCACCGGATGA
- a CDS encoding inorganic phosphate transporter — MDTFALIVTIGVALGFTYTNGFHDSANAIATSVSTRALTPRAALAMAAVMNLAGAFLGSGVAHTVSKGLIETPSGSTGMAILFSALVGAIVWNLVTWYFGLPSSSSHALFGGMVGAALAGGTEVIWSGVLEKVVIPMFLSPVVGLVAGYLVMTAILWMFRRANPHKAKRGFRIAQTVSAAAMALGHGLQDAQKTMGIVVMALVIGDVQGPDAPIPVWVKIACAVMLSLGTYAGGWRIMRTLGRKIIELDPPQGFAAETTGASIMFTTAFLFKAPISTTHVITSAIMGVGATKRINAVRWGVAKNIVLGWFITMPAAAIVAACSFWIVDLAFL; from the coding sequence ATGGACACCTTTGCTCTGATCGTGACCATCGGCGTCGCGCTCGGATTCACCTACACCAACGGTTTTCACGACTCCGCGAACGCGATCGCCACGTCGGTCTCCACCCGGGCGCTGACGCCGCGCGCGGCGCTGGCCATGGCGGCGGTGATGAACCTCGCGGGCGCGTTCCTCGGCAGTGGCGTCGCGCACACCGTCAGCAAGGGGCTGATCGAGACCCCCTCCGGTTCCACGGGCATGGCGATCCTGTTCTCCGCGCTCGTCGGGGCGATCGTGTGGAACCTCGTCACCTGGTACTTCGGGCTGCCGTCGTCCTCGTCCCACGCCCTGTTCGGCGGGATGGTGGGCGCCGCGCTGGCGGGCGGGACGGAGGTCATCTGGTCCGGGGTGCTCGAGAAGGTCGTCATTCCGATGTTCCTCTCGCCGGTGGTGGGACTCGTCGCCGGTTATCTGGTGATGACCGCCATCCTGTGGATGTTCCGGCGGGCCAATCCGCACAAGGCCAAGCGGGGTTTCCGCATAGCCCAGACGGTGTCGGCCGCGGCCATGGCGCTCGGGCACGGTCTGCAGGACGCGCAGAAGACGATGGGCATCGTGGTGATGGCGCTCGTCATCGGCGACGTCCAGGGGCCGGACGCCCCGATCCCGGTCTGGGTGAAGATCGCCTGTGCCGTGATGCTGTCGCTCGGCACGTACGCGGGCGGCTGGCGCATCATGCGGACGCTCGGACGGAAGATCATCGAACTGGACCCGCCGCAGGGCTTCGCCGCGGAGACGACCGGCGCGTCGATCATGTTCACCACGGCGTTCCTGTTCAAGGCGCCGATCTCCACCACGCATGTGATCACCTCGGCGATCATGGGTGTCGGGGCGACGAAGCGGATCAACGCCGTGCGCTGGGGTGTCGCCAAGAACATCGTGCTGGGCTGGTTCATCACGATGCCGGCGGCCGCGATCGTCGCCGCGTGCTCCTTCTGGATCGTGGATCTGGCCTTCCTGTAG
- the pstB gene encoding phosphate ABC transporter ATP-binding protein PstB, with product MAKRIDVSGLTAYYGSHKAIDDISMTVEPRSVTAFIGPSGCGKSTFLRTLNRMHEVTSGGRVEGKVLLDDEDLYGAGVDPVSVRREVGMVFQRPNPFPTMSIFDNVAAGLRLNGSYKKSELADVVEKSLQGANLWNEVKDRLNKPGSGLSGGQQQRLCIARAIAVEPKVLLMDEPCSALDPISTLAIEDLIGELKERFTIVIVTHNMQQAARVSDRTAFFNLAAVGQPGKLIELDDTARIFSNPSVQATEDYISGRFG from the coding sequence ATGGCCAAGCGAATCGACGTCAGCGGACTGACCGCGTACTACGGATCCCACAAGGCGATCGACGACATCTCGATGACCGTGGAGCCGCGCTCGGTGACGGCCTTCATCGGCCCCTCCGGCTGCGGCAAGTCCACGTTCCTGCGCACGCTGAACCGTATGCACGAGGTGACGTCGGGCGGCCGGGTCGAGGGCAAGGTGCTGCTGGACGACGAGGACCTGTACGGCGCGGGCGTGGACCCGGTGTCGGTCCGCCGCGAGGTCGGCATGGTCTTCCAGCGCCCGAACCCGTTCCCCACCATGTCGATCTTCGACAACGTGGCGGCCGGCCTGCGGCTGAACGGCTCGTACAAGAAGAGCGAACTGGCCGACGTCGTCGAGAAGTCCCTCCAGGGCGCGAACCTCTGGAACGAGGTCAAGGACCGTCTCAACAAGCCGGGCTCGGGCCTCTCGGGCGGCCAGCAGCAGCGTCTGTGCATCGCCCGCGCCATCGCGGTGGAGCCGAAGGTCCTGCTGATGGACGAGCCCTGCTCGGCCCTCGACCCCATCTCGACGCTCGCCATCGAGGACCTGATCGGCGAGCTGAAGGAACGCTTCACGATCGTCATCGTGACGCACAACATGCAACAGGCGGCGCGCGTCTCGGACCGCACGGCCTTCTTCAACCTGGCCGCGGTCGGCCAGCCCGGCAAGCTGATCGAGCTGGACGACACCGCGCGCATCTTCTCCAACCCGTCGGTGCAGGCCACCGAGGACTACATCTCAGGCCGCTTCGGCTGA